In Gimesia benthica, a single window of DNA contains:
- a CDS encoding CRTAC1 family protein, which produces MTDQNNTDLELDPNLEEETEQNDESIGRAFWYSLSVMLVLAVIGGTVFLVNQLNEPETVVKETPLSLPEKREVEEIILPKIPFKDITEEAGIAFVHNNGAAGEKLLPETMGGGAAFFDYDSDGDQDLLLVGSTDWPWTDSSRKVKPDASSLALYQNDGTGKFKDVTEDMGLDVSMYGMGVACGDYNNDGLVDLFVSCLESNYLFKNEGNRFVDVTSQAGVGGPDKLWSTSCGWFDYDRDGDLDLLVCNYVDWTPAYDRAQNFTLKGGIRAYGRPQNFNGVNPLLYENLGNGTFQERSEQAGLKIISPGTGVPLAKSLGLHFYDFDQDGYLDVFITNDTVQNLLFHNQQDGTFKEVAALSGVAFDMDGNARGAMGVDIAAFRNDETLGIAIGNFANEMTALYTSPGKEMQFIDEAVSNGLGPQTRMALTFGVFFFDADLDGRLDLFSANGHLEEDINIVQERQHYEQSPQLFWNCGAQHATEFLPLGEALVGSDFVKPLVGRGATFADIDADGDLDLLIMTTGNKPRLLRNEQATGNHWVRFRLSSTPAGDQKPNQRASNHDALGAEVRIKTKTGTQSRLLMPTRSYISQTELPVTFGLGTETEIQSVNIQWPSGKVTTLENLKADKLYQISEQDGLVDK; this is translated from the coding sequence ATGACAGATCAGAACAACACCGATCTGGAACTTGATCCGAATCTCGAAGAAGAGACCGAACAGAACGACGAGTCGATCGGCCGCGCCTTCTGGTATTCACTCTCCGTGATGCTGGTCCTGGCGGTCATCGGCGGTACCGTCTTTCTGGTGAACCAGCTCAACGAACCGGAAACCGTGGTCAAGGAGACGCCACTGTCTCTGCCTGAAAAACGGGAAGTGGAAGAAATTATCCTTCCCAAGATTCCGTTTAAAGACATTACCGAGGAAGCAGGCATCGCTTTTGTCCACAACAATGGTGCTGCCGGCGAAAAACTGCTGCCGGAAACCATGGGGGGCGGTGCGGCCTTCTTCGACTATGACAGCGACGGCGATCAGGATTTACTGCTCGTTGGTTCTACCGACTGGCCTTGGACCGACTCTTCGAGGAAAGTAAAACCAGATGCGTCATCGCTGGCACTGTACCAGAATGATGGCACAGGTAAATTCAAAGATGTCACAGAAGACATGGGTCTGGATGTTTCGATGTATGGCATGGGCGTCGCCTGCGGAGACTATAACAACGATGGCCTGGTGGATCTGTTCGTTTCCTGCCTGGAATCCAACTATCTGTTTAAAAATGAAGGCAACCGATTTGTCGATGTGACGAGTCAGGCAGGTGTCGGCGGTCCCGATAAACTGTGGAGCACCAGTTGTGGCTGGTTTGACTATGACCGGGATGGCGACCTCGACCTGCTGGTCTGCAACTACGTTGACTGGACCCCCGCCTACGACCGCGCACAGAACTTTACCCTGAAAGGGGGAATCCGCGCCTATGGTCGTCCCCAGAACTTTAACGGCGTAAACCCCCTGCTCTACGAAAACCTGGGGAACGGCACCTTTCAGGAGCGAAGCGAACAGGCGGGGTTGAAAATCATTTCTCCCGGCACCGGAGTCCCACTGGCCAAATCGCTGGGACTGCATTTCTATGATTTTGATCAGGACGGTTACCTGGATGTATTCATCACGAACGACACCGTCCAGAACCTGCTGTTTCACAATCAACAGGATGGCACCTTTAAAGAAGTCGCCGCACTCTCGGGTGTCGCCTTTGATATGGACGGCAATGCCCGTGGTGCCATGGGCGTCGATATCGCAGCCTTCCGCAATGATGAAACCCTGGGCATCGCCATCGGGAACTTCGCCAACGAGATGACGGCCCTCTACACTTCACCCGGAAAAGAGATGCAGTTCATTGACGAAGCGGTCTCGAACGGTCTGGGACCACAAACCCGCATGGCACTTACCTTTGGCGTCTTCTTCTTCGATGCCGATCTGGATGGCAGGCTCGATCTGTTCTCGGCCAACGGTCACCTGGAGGAAGACATCAACATCGTCCAGGAACGCCAGCATTATGAACAGTCACCACAGCTGTTCTGGAACTGCGGAGCACAACACGCCACGGAATTCCTGCCGCTGGGAGAAGCGCTCGTCGGTTCCGATTTTGTAAAACCGCTGGTCGGTCGCGGTGCGACCTTTGCCGACATCGATGCAGACGGCGACCTGGATCTGCTCATTATGACTACTGGAAATAAGCCACGCCTGCTCCGTAATGAGCAGGCAACGGGCAATCACTGGGTTCGCTTCCGGCTGTCCAGTACGCCCGCTGGAGACCAGAAACCGAACCAGCGTGCCTCCAATCATGATGCTCTGGGAGCCGAAGTCAGGATTAAAACGAAGACAGGTACTCAGAGCCGCCTGCTGATGCCCACCCGGAGTTATATCTCACAAACGGAGCTGCCCGTTACGTTTGGGCTCGGCACGGAAACAGAAATTCAGTCCGTGAACATCCAATGGCCGTCTGGAAAAGTGACGACTCTGGAAAATCTCAAAGCGGACAAATTATACCAGATTTCTGAACAGGATGGTCTTGTTGACAAATAG
- a CDS encoding DUF1501 domain-containing protein, translating into MSFKRSRRDFLHVGFAGGIGLTLPEFLRIKSAQAEQKYYETKEGTAKSVIFIYLPGGAAHQETWDPKPYAPVEYRGPMGSIETNVAGVRFNEKLAKTAKIMDKLTVCRSMSHGEAAHERGTHNMFTGYRPSPALQFPSMGSVVTHEFGPRNSMPQYVCIPNQPNEFAGTGYLSSSFAPFSVGADPASNGFKVRDLNLPGGVDDKRFTRRRSLLDAVNDHFVSKEKADSLDAVDTFYKQAYDMVSSKASQEAFDLDKEDAKVRDAYGRNQAGARMLLSRRLVEAGARFVTMTYGGWDMHDRIQTGIERNLPSFDQAFSTLITDLYDRGLLDSTLVCVCSEFGRTPKINGTAGRDHWPKVFSLVMAGGGIKGGQVYGSSDAIASEPEDKPLSVMDWASTIYHCMGIVSDKELMAPGDRPIEIVDGGKVVKELLV; encoded by the coding sequence ATGAGCTTCAAACGATCACGTCGTGACTTTTTACACGTTGGTTTTGCGGGTGGAATCGGGCTGACTCTACCTGAATTTCTGCGTATTAAAAGCGCTCAGGCAGAACAAAAGTATTATGAGACCAAGGAAGGCACAGCCAAATCTGTGATCTTCATTTATCTACCAGGTGGTGCAGCACACCAGGAAACCTGGGATCCCAAACCTTACGCTCCCGTCGAATACCGTGGACCGATGGGTTCCATCGAAACCAACGTCGCAGGCGTTCGTTTCAATGAGAAACTGGCCAAGACCGCCAAAATCATGGATAAGCTGACCGTCTGCCGTTCCATGTCACACGGCGAAGCGGCTCACGAGCGCGGAACGCATAATATGTTCACCGGCTATCGTCCCAGCCCGGCTCTGCAGTTCCCCAGCATGGGAAGTGTCGTCACCCACGAGTTCGGTCCCCGGAACAGCATGCCTCAGTATGTCTGTATCCCGAATCAGCCGAACGAATTCGCCGGAACCGGATACCTCAGCTCTTCCTTCGCTCCTTTCAGCGTCGGAGCTGACCCTGCCTCCAATGGTTTCAAAGTTCGTGACCTGAACCTGCCCGGTGGTGTCGACGACAAGCGGTTCACCCGCCGTCGCTCTCTGCTGGACGCTGTCAACGATCACTTTGTTAGCAAAGAAAAAGCAGACTCTCTGGATGCCGTCGATACCTTCTACAAGCAGGCCTACGACATGGTCTCATCGAAAGCTTCACAGGAAGCCTTCGACCTCGACAAAGAAGATGCCAAAGTTCGTGACGCCTACGGCCGCAACCAGGCTGGTGCCCGCATGCTGCTGTCCCGTCGTCTGGTTGAGGCAGGTGCCCGTTTTGTCACCATGACTTATGGTGGCTGGGACATGCATGACCGGATCCAGACCGGAATCGAACGGAACCTGCCTTCCTTCGACCAGGCATTCTCCACACTGATTACAGACCTTTACGACCGCGGACTGCTGGACAGCACTCTGGTCTGCGTCTGCAGTGAATTTGGTCGTACTCCGAAAATCAATGGTACTGCCGGCCGCGACCACTGGCCGAAAGTATTCAGTCTGGTCATGGCTGGTGGCGGTATCAAAGGCGGTCAGGTATATGGTTCGTCTGATGCCATCGCCAGTGAACCGGAAGACAAACCACTGTCCGTTATGGACTGGGCTTCCACCATTTACCACTGCATGGGGATTGTCTCAGACAAAGAACTGATGGCTCCCGGCGATCGTCCCATCGAAATCGTTGATGGCGGCAAAGTCGTTAAAGAGCTGCTCGTCTGA